The Klebsiella sp. RHBSTW-00484 genome includes a window with the following:
- a CDS encoding beta-galactosidase codes for MSALYYGVAYYDEYMPEDRLAKDIALMQETGINVVRIAESTWSTLEPQEGVFNFYHIDRVLDAMHEAGIAVIIGTPTYAVPTWLVAKHPDILVTTVDGLQKYGPRQIMDIVNPTFRRYAEKIIRTLMAHVQHHPAIIGWQLDNETKHYDNIGRYMQEGFVRSLQEQYSDLAQLNKDFGLDYWSNRIDSWQDFPPVENTINASLACAFSRYQRQQVTEYLAWQAEIVREYAQPQQFVTHNFDFEWRGYSYGVQPRVDHFAAAQALDIAGVDIYHPSQKHLTGREIAFGGAITRSLKQGQNYFVLETQAQGFAQWTPYPGQLRLQAFSHVASGAAMVSYWHWHSIHNAFETYWKGLLSHDFSRNATWQEATTIGADFARLSPQLADLRAENDVALLVSNEAMDALNQFRPGDAQGNIYNDIFRRFHDALYDHNISVDIIHDVNEETSRYRTLVIPGLYAADDGLLERINRYIEQGGRALIGFKSGFSDENVKVRSGTQPGILHRACGVSYSQFTLPEETTVASCSAAIDCSKDNQAELWMELLTPDSGTRTLLRYQHPAWGEYAAATEADYGQGRAIYVGFLPQKTLISQLFDALTAGLDLHSRTSEYRYPLVVKKMRNRDGNSIHFLFNYSGEPLEFISETAGNALLSGDEVRCGQPLRLKAWEFSIIES; via the coding sequence ATGTCTGCTTTATATTATGGTGTTGCTTATTACGATGAATATATGCCAGAAGATCGGCTGGCGAAAGATATCGCCTTAATGCAGGAAACGGGCATTAACGTGGTACGTATTGCCGAGTCCACCTGGAGCACCCTTGAGCCGCAAGAAGGGGTATTCAACTTCTACCATATCGACCGGGTACTGGACGCCATGCATGAAGCCGGGATCGCGGTAATTATCGGCACACCGACCTACGCCGTCCCGACCTGGCTGGTGGCGAAACACCCGGACATTCTGGTCACTACTGTGGACGGGCTGCAAAAATATGGCCCACGACAGATCATGGATATCGTTAACCCGACCTTTCGTCGCTATGCTGAAAAAATTATCCGTACCCTGATGGCCCACGTGCAGCACCATCCGGCGATTATTGGCTGGCAGCTGGATAACGAAACCAAGCATTACGATAATATCGGCCGCTATATGCAGGAAGGCTTTGTGCGCAGCCTGCAAGAGCAATATTCCGATCTGGCGCAGTTGAATAAAGACTTTGGTCTGGATTACTGGAGCAACCGCATCGATAGCTGGCAGGATTTTCCGCCGGTCGAAAATACCATTAACGCCAGTCTCGCCTGCGCGTTTTCTCGCTACCAGCGCCAGCAGGTGACGGAATATCTGGCCTGGCAGGCGGAGATCGTGCGCGAATATGCGCAGCCGCAGCAGTTTGTCACCCATAACTTCGATTTTGAATGGCGCGGTTACTCCTATGGCGTGCAGCCGCGAGTCGATCACTTCGCGGCTGCACAGGCGCTGGATATTGCCGGTGTCGATATCTATCACCCGAGCCAAAAGCATCTGACCGGGCGGGAAATCGCTTTTGGCGGTGCTATCACCCGTTCGCTAAAGCAGGGCCAGAACTACTTCGTACTGGAGACCCAGGCACAGGGCTTCGCCCAATGGACACCCTACCCCGGTCAGCTACGTCTACAGGCTTTTAGCCACGTGGCATCCGGTGCGGCGATGGTCTCCTACTGGCACTGGCATTCAATTCATAACGCATTCGAGACCTACTGGAAGGGGTTGCTGAGCCATGACTTCTCGCGCAACGCGACCTGGCAGGAAGCCACCACTATCGGCGCTGACTTCGCCCGTCTGTCGCCACAGTTGGCGGATCTGCGGGCAGAAAACGACGTCGCGCTGCTGGTAAGCAATGAGGCGATGGACGCCCTAAACCAGTTCCGCCCCGGCGACGCGCAGGGCAATATTTACAACGATATTTTCCGCCGTTTCCATGATGCGCTGTACGACCACAATATCAGCGTCGATATCATCCACGACGTCAACGAAGAGACCTCGCGCTATCGCACGCTGGTTATCCCCGGGTTATACGCCGCCGACGATGGCCTGCTGGAGCGGATCAACCGCTATATTGAACAGGGCGGCAGAGCGCTTATCGGCTTTAAATCAGGCTTTAGCGATGAAAACGTGAAGGTGCGTAGCGGCACGCAGCCGGGGATTTTGCACCGGGCCTGCGGTGTGAGCTACAGTCAGTTCACTCTGCCGGAGGAGACCACGGTGGCCTCATGCAGCGCAGCGATCGACTGCAGCAAGGATAACCAGGCCGAGCTATGGATGGAGCTGCTGACGCCGGATTCCGGCACCCGCACGTTATTACGTTATCAGCATCCGGCGTGGGGCGAATATGCTGCCGCCACCGAGGCGGATTACGGTCAGGGACGGGCGATTTACGTGGGCTTCCTGCCGCAGAAGACGCTGATTAGCCAGCTGTTTGACGCCCTGACCGCGGGTCTGGATCTGCACTCGCGCACGTCTGAATATCGTTATCCGCTGGTGGTCAAAAAGATGCGCAATCGCGATGGCAACAGCATCCACTTCTTGTTCAACTACTCCGGTGAGCCGCTGGAGTTTATCAGCGAAACGGCGGGCAACGCGCTGTTGAGCGGGGATGAAGTGCGCTGCGGCCAGCCGTTGCGTCTCAAGGCATGGGAATTTAGTATCATCGAAAGTTAA
- the araC gene encoding arabinose operon transcriptional regulator AraC, giving the protein MELDINELLNFSPLMKTFTFNAWVVAGFTPITRGSKLDYYINRPQGMKGYIINLTLRGQARAKAGDGSLLFRENDLLLFPPGVAHHYGRDEHSEYWDHLWIYFIPRPYWIDWLKWDQSTHGIGKTTVNDPEQLQNLRDLFYEVIRHHSASAPLSEALAMNALERLILSCFQLQPISNRHAHDPRINAICDYLNENIAQEIKIETLAAMVFISPSRLAHLFKNELGQTVYAWRETQRINRAKWLIQSTSLPLNKIALSVGYGDPVYFTRIFRKHNGIPPGEYRKRYAEMKG; this is encoded by the coding sequence ATGGAGCTGGATATCAACGAGTTACTCAATTTCTCACCCTTGATGAAGACCTTTACCTTCAACGCCTGGGTCGTCGCGGGCTTTACCCCCATCACTCGCGGTTCAAAGCTGGACTACTACATTAACCGCCCACAGGGAATGAAAGGCTATATCATCAATCTGACCCTGCGTGGGCAGGCACGCGCCAAAGCGGGCGACGGCTCGCTTCTGTTTCGTGAAAACGATCTTTTGCTATTCCCGCCCGGCGTGGCTCACCATTATGGGCGGGACGAACACAGCGAGTACTGGGATCATTTATGGATCTACTTCATCCCCCGGCCCTATTGGATAGACTGGCTGAAATGGGATCAATCCACCCACGGTATCGGCAAAACAACGGTTAACGATCCTGAGCAGTTGCAAAATCTGCGCGATCTTTTCTATGAGGTCATCCGCCATCACTCCGCATCCGCTCCACTTTCGGAAGCGCTGGCGATGAATGCGCTGGAGCGCCTGATCCTCAGTTGCTTCCAGCTACAGCCGATCAGCAATCGCCACGCCCACGATCCACGAATTAACGCCATCTGCGACTACCTCAACGAGAATATTGCGCAGGAGATTAAGATTGAGACTCTGGCGGCGATGGTTTTTATCTCCCCGTCGCGACTGGCGCATCTGTTCAAAAATGAGCTGGGACAAACGGTATATGCCTGGCGCGAGACCCAGCGTATCAACCGCGCTAAGTGGCTGATCCAGAGTACTTCGCTGCCGCTTAATAAAATCGCGCTGTCGGTGGGTTATGGAGATCCGGTCTATTTCACGCGAATTTTCCGTAAACATAACGGCATCCCGCCGGGCGAGTACCGTAAACGCTATGCGGAAATGAAGGGATAA
- a CDS encoding DUF1107 domain-containing protein: MKIFQRYNPLQVAKYVKILFRGRLYIKDVGAFEFDKGKILIPKVRDKLHLSVMSEVNRQVIRLQTEMA; the protein is encoded by the coding sequence ATGAAAATTTTCCAACGCTACAACCCGCTACAAGTAGCGAAGTACGTGAAAATCCTGTTCCGTGGACGTTTGTATATCAAGGATGTTGGCGCTTTTGAGTTCGATAAGGGCAAAATCCTTATCCCGAAGGTTAGGGACAAGCTGCATTTGTCAGTGATGTCCGAAGTCAATCGTCAGGTTATCCGTCTGCAAACAGAGATGGCTTAA
- a CDS encoding YtfJ family protein, translated as MTLRRLLAVSCLLLPLVASAHNFVDGQRVAPVGVADRGELVLDNDKFSYKNWNSSLLAGKVRVVQHIAGRSSAKEKNATLIEAIKNAKLPHDRYQTTTIVNTDDAIPGSSIFVRSSIESNKQLYPWSQFIVDSNGVVRKAWQLNEESSAIVVLDKDGRVQWAKDGALTQDEVQQVVALLHKLLNK; from the coding sequence ATGACCCTACGTAGATTACTGGCCGTTTCATGTCTCCTCCTCCCACTGGTGGCGTCGGCACATAACTTTGTCGACGGTCAGCGCGTCGCGCCGGTCGGCGTGGCGGACCGGGGAGAATTAGTGCTGGATAATGATAAGTTTAGCTATAAAAACTGGAATAGCTCGCTGCTGGCAGGAAAAGTGCGCGTCGTGCAGCACATTGCCGGACGCTCATCGGCAAAAGAGAAAAACGCAACGCTGATTGAGGCGATTAAAAACGCGAAGTTGCCGCACGATCGCTATCAAACCACCACCATCGTCAATACCGACGATGCTATCCCCGGCTCGAGTATATTTGTCCGCAGCAGCATTGAGAGCAATAAGCAGCTCTATCCGTGGTCGCAGTTTATTGTCGATAGCAATGGCGTGGTGCGCAAAGCGTGGCAACTTAATGAAGAGAGTTCCGCAATCGTGGTGTTGGATAAAGACGGTCGCGTGCAGTGGGCCAAAGACGGCGCGCTCACTCAGGATGAAGTGCAGCAGGTGGTCGCCCTGCTGCACAAACTACTCAATAAATAG
- the cysQ gene encoding 3'(2'),5'-bisphosphate nucleotidase CysQ — MLEQVCQLARIAGDAIMDVYDGKQPMDVASKKDDSPVTAADIAAHKVIISGLLALTPDIPVLSEEDPPAWEIRQHWQRYWLVDPLDGTKEFIKRNGEFTVNIALIENGKPTLGVVYAPVMKVMYSAEKGKAWKEECGVHKQIQVRDARPPLVVISRSHGNDPELQEYLEQLGEHQTTSIGSSLKFCLVAEGQAQLYPRFGPTCTWDTAAGHAVASAAGAHVHDWQGRTLDYTPRESFLNPGFRVSIY; from the coding sequence ATGTTAGAACAAGTATGTCAGCTTGCACGGATCGCGGGTGATGCCATCATGGACGTTTACGATGGAAAACAGCCGATGGATGTTGCCAGCAAGAAGGACGATTCTCCGGTCACGGCGGCGGATATTGCAGCGCATAAGGTGATTATTAGCGGCCTGCTGGCGCTGACTCCTGATATCCCGGTTCTGTCGGAAGAGGATCCGCCTGCATGGGAAATCCGCCAACACTGGCAGCGCTACTGGCTGGTAGACCCGCTGGACGGTACCAAAGAATTTATCAAACGTAACGGTGAATTCACCGTCAATATCGCCTTGATTGAAAACGGGAAACCGACGCTTGGTGTGGTTTATGCACCGGTAATGAAGGTCATGTACAGTGCGGAAAAGGGGAAAGCATGGAAAGAAGAGTGCGGCGTCCATAAGCAGATTCAGGTTCGTGATGCACGCCCGCCGCTGGTGGTGATTAGCCGCTCCCACGGCAATGACCCGGAGCTGCAGGAGTATCTGGAGCAGCTTGGTGAGCACCAGACCACCTCAATCGGTTCCTCGCTCAAGTTCTGCCTGGTGGCTGAAGGTCAGGCCCAGCTTTATCCGCGTTTCGGGCCGACCTGTACCTGGGACACCGCTGCTGGTCACGCCGTAGCCAGCGCTGCCGGGGCGCACGTTCACGACTGGCAGGGGCGCACTCTTGATTACACGCCGCGTGAGTCGTTCCTCAACCCCGGCTTCCGGGTCTCTATTTATTGA
- the cpdB gene encoding 2',3'-cyclic-nucleotide 2'-phosphodiesterase, producing the protein MIKFSATLLATLIAASVNAATVDLRIMETTDLHSNMMDFDYYKDTATEKFGLVRTASLIEKARQEAKNSVLVDNGDAIQGSPLADYTVAEGQKKGDIHPVYKAMNTLDYVVGNLGNHEFNYGLEFLRKALSGSKFPYVNANIIDATTNEPMFTSYLIQDTQVQDHDGKTHTLRIGYIGLVPPQIMSWDKKNLQGKVTVNDITDTARKYVPEMREKGADVVVVIAHSGLSADPYQAMAENSVYYLSEVPGVDAIMFGHAHAVFPSKDFADIKGADIDKGTLNGVPAVMPGMWGDHLGVVDLVLNNDSGKWQVTQAKAEARPIYDAVAKKSLAAQDSKMVAVLKADHDATREFVGKPIGKSSDNMYSYLALVQDDPTVQVVNMAQKAYVENRLEEYPTLAKLPVLSAAAPFKVGGRKNDPAGFVVVEKGELTFRNAADLYPFPNTLVVMKVSGEELKEWLECSAGQFNQIDPTSSKPQSLINWDDFRTYNFDVIDGVNYQIDVTQPARYDGECGDANVQAERVKNLTFNGKAVDPKASFLVATNNYRAYGGKFKGTGEDHIAFASTDENRTVLIDWVGAQTKKNGEIRPTADNNWRLAPIHSKTPLDIRFETSPGDKAAAFIKEKAQYPMHQVATDEIGFAIYQLDLSK; encoded by the coding sequence ATGATTAAGTTTAGCGCAACGCTGCTGGCCACGCTGATCGCTGCCAGCGTAAATGCGGCAACGGTCGATTTACGAATTATGGAAACCACCGATCTGCACAGCAACATGATGGACTTTGACTATTACAAAGATACCGCGACGGAAAAATTTGGTCTCGTACGCACCGCATCTTTGATTGAAAAAGCACGTCAGGAAGCCAAAAACAGCGTGCTGGTTGATAACGGCGATGCTATCCAGGGAAGCCCGCTGGCTGACTATACGGTTGCTGAAGGGCAGAAAAAAGGCGATATCCACCCGGTATATAAGGCGATGAATACCCTGGATTATGTGGTAGGCAACCTCGGTAACCACGAATTTAACTATGGCCTCGAGTTCCTGCGCAAAGCGCTTTCGGGTTCGAAATTCCCCTACGTAAACGCCAATATCATCGACGCCACGACCAACGAGCCGATGTTTACCTCCTATCTGATTCAGGATACCCAGGTTCAGGACCACGATGGTAAAACTCACACATTGCGTATTGGCTATATTGGCCTTGTGCCGCCGCAAATCATGAGCTGGGATAAAAAAAATCTCCAGGGTAAAGTCACGGTCAACGACATTACCGATACCGCGCGAAAATATGTTCCAGAGATGCGAGAAAAAGGCGCTGATGTGGTGGTGGTGATCGCCCACTCCGGCCTTTCTGCCGATCCCTATCAGGCGATGGCGGAAAACTCCGTTTACTATTTAAGCGAAGTTCCCGGCGTCGACGCCATTATGTTTGGCCACGCTCATGCGGTGTTCCCGAGCAAAGATTTCGCCGATATTAAAGGCGCAGATATCGACAAAGGTACGCTTAACGGCGTTCCGGCGGTCATGCCAGGCATGTGGGGAGATCATCTTGGGGTCGTCGATCTGGTGCTAAATAACGACAGCGGTAAATGGCAGGTCACCCAGGCGAAAGCCGAAGCTCGGCCAATTTATGATGCCGTCGCAAAAAAATCGCTGGCGGCGCAGGACAGTAAAATGGTGGCGGTATTAAAAGCCGACCATGACGCTACACGCGAGTTCGTCGGTAAACCGATCGGTAAATCGTCGGACAACATGTACAGCTACCTGGCGCTGGTACAAGACGATCCGACCGTGCAGGTGGTGAATATGGCGCAGAAAGCCTATGTCGAGAACCGTCTTGAGGAGTACCCGACCCTGGCGAAACTGCCGGTACTTTCCGCCGCCGCGCCGTTTAAGGTTGGCGGGCGTAAAAACGACCCGGCTGGATTTGTTGTCGTGGAAAAAGGTGAGCTAACCTTCCGCAACGCGGCAGACCTGTATCCGTTCCCAAATACTCTGGTGGTGATGAAGGTCAGCGGCGAGGAGCTCAAAGAGTGGCTGGAGTGCTCCGCCGGGCAGTTCAACCAGATCGACCCAACCAGCAGTAAACCGCAGTCTCTAATCAACTGGGACGACTTCCGCACCTATAACTTTGATGTCATTGACGGCGTGAACTATCAGATTGATGTCACGCAACCGGCGCGCTATGACGGCGAATGCGGCGATGCCAACGTACAAGCCGAGCGGGTTAAAAACCTGACGTTTAACGGGAAAGCCGTTGATCCAAAAGCCAGTTTCCTCGTTGCCACCAACAACTACCGCGCCTACGGCGGTAAATTCAAGGGCACCGGCGAAGACCATATTGCCTTCGCCTCGACCGATGAGAACCGCACAGTGCTGATAGACTGGGTTGGCGCACAGACGAAGAAAAACGGAGAGATCCGCCCGACAGCGGATAACAACTGGCGCCTGGCGCCCATCCACAGCAAAACGCCGCTGGATATTCGCTTTGAGACTTCACCGGGCGACAAAGCCGCAGCGTTTATTAAAGAGAAAGCACAGTATCCGATGCACCAGGTGGCTACCGACGAGATTGGTTTCGCCATTTATCAACTGGATTTGAGTAAGTAA
- a CDS encoding winged helix-turn-helix transcriptional regulator, with amino-acid sequence MANLTLSEQLRNGNLFAEQCPSREVLKHVTSRWGVLILVALRDGTHRFSDLRRKIGGVSEKMLAQSLQALELDGFIDRVSYPVVPPHVEYSLTPLGEQVSEKVAELADWIELNLPAVLANHEQVA; translated from the coding sequence ATGGCGAATCTGACGTTGAGTGAGCAGCTACGCAACGGCAACCTGTTTGCCGAACAGTGCCCATCGCGCGAAGTGCTCAAGCATGTGACCAGCCGCTGGGGCGTACTGATTCTGGTGGCCCTGCGTGATGGCACCCATCGGTTTAGCGATCTGCGCCGCAAGATAGGCGGCGTGAGCGAAAAGATGCTGGCCCAGTCGCTGCAGGCGCTGGAGCTGGATGGGTTTATCGATCGCGTGTCGTATCCCGTTGTACCGCCGCATGTTGAATATAGTCTGACTCCGCTCGGTGAGCAGGTGAGTGAGAAGGTGGCGGAACTGGCTGACTGGATAGAACTTAATCTGCCCGCAGTTCTGGCGAACCACGAGCAGGTGGCGTGA
- a CDS encoding SDR family oxidoreductase, whose translation MIAITGATGQLGQHVLENLLNTVPAGQIVAIVRNPAKAESLSQQGVVVRQADYSDETALTAALQGVDKLLLISSSEVGQRAVQHRNVINAAKAAGVKFIAYTSLLHADTSPLGLADEHVATEKMLADSGIAYALLRNGWYTENYLASAPPSIEHGVFIGAAGNGKIASATRADYATAAARVIAEEGHAGKVYELAGDDAWTLSELAAELSKQSGKNVVYQNLSEADFAAALKGVGLPDGLADMLADSDVGASKGGLFDDSRTLSALIGRPTTTLVESVKSIL comes from the coding sequence ATGATCGCAATTACTGGTGCTACCGGCCAGCTTGGCCAACACGTTCTGGAAAACTTGTTAAACACCGTCCCTGCGGGCCAAATTGTGGCTATCGTGCGTAACCCGGCCAAAGCCGAATCCCTGAGCCAACAAGGCGTGGTGGTTCGTCAGGCTGACTATAGCGATGAAACCGCGCTGACCGCCGCCCTGCAGGGTGTCGATAAACTGCTGCTGATCTCATCGAGCGAAGTGGGCCAGCGCGCCGTCCAGCACCGCAACGTGATTAATGCCGCTAAGGCCGCTGGGGTGAAATTTATCGCTTATACCAGCCTGCTGCACGCCGATACATCCCCGCTGGGGCTGGCGGATGAACATGTCGCCACCGAGAAAATGCTCGCTGACTCCGGCATTGCGTATGCCCTGCTGCGCAACGGCTGGTACACCGAAAACTACCTCGCCAGCGCGCCGCCGTCGATTGAGCATGGTGTGTTTATCGGTGCCGCCGGTAACGGCAAAATCGCCTCCGCCACCCGCGCTGATTACGCCACCGCTGCGGCTCGCGTTATCGCTGAAGAGGGTCATGCCGGGAAAGTGTATGAACTGGCAGGCGACGACGCCTGGACGCTGAGCGAACTTGCCGCAGAGCTGAGCAAACAAAGCGGTAAAAACGTGGTATATCAAAACCTCAGCGAAGCCGACTTCGCCGCTGCGCTGAAAGGCGTCGGCCTGCCTGACGGGCTCGCGGACATGCTGGCCGACTCTGATGTTGGCGCATCAAAAGGCGGCCTGTTTGACGACAGCCGCACCCTGAGCGCGCTGATTGGCCGCCCTACCACTACGCTTGTTGAGAGCGTCAAAAGCATCCTGTAA
- a CDS encoding AraC family transcriptional regulator, with amino-acid sequence MQGVPEQFNDEKDSARFRHLAQVPGVELYHAHISRYAFEPHTHEAFGIGAIELGAERFRYRGSQHVASVNSIVTMNPDELHTGEAETADGWRYRMIYLDPHMLEEVTGVRHWWFREVVRQDPLRSRQIGNLIYGLWHTDDPLAQQGLLLDLIDTFRPFAHHAAILPEAAHRFERVREYLHDNYMRTVTLDELAQVAALSPYHFQRQFKAHFHVTPHQMLMAIRLWRAKAFLTHGMPAADVALAAGLADQSHLTRAFTRRYGITPVRYQKQVLPR; translated from the coding sequence ATGCAAGGCGTACCAGAACAGTTCAACGATGAAAAAGACAGCGCGCGCTTTCGCCACCTGGCGCAGGTGCCCGGCGTCGAGCTGTACCATGCCCACATTTCCCGCTACGCCTTTGAACCACACACCCACGAAGCCTTTGGTATTGGCGCGATTGAACTCGGTGCCGAGCGTTTTCGCTATCGCGGCAGCCAGCACGTGGCGTCGGTCAACTCCATCGTCACCATGAACCCCGATGAACTGCATACTGGCGAGGCGGAAACCGCCGATGGCTGGCGCTATCGAATGATTTATCTCGATCCGCATATGCTGGAAGAGGTGACCGGCGTGCGCCACTGGTGGTTCAGGGAAGTGGTGCGTCAGGACCCGCTGCGCTCCCGGCAAATTGGCAATTTGATCTACGGCCTGTGGCACACCGACGATCCGCTGGCGCAGCAGGGTCTGCTGCTGGATTTAATCGACACCTTCCGTCCGTTCGCCCACCACGCCGCTATATTGCCCGAGGCTGCTCACCGCTTTGAGCGCGTACGCGAATATCTGCACGACAACTATATGCGCACAGTTACCCTGGATGAGCTGGCGCAGGTGGCGGCGCTCAGCCCGTATCATTTCCAGCGCCAGTTTAAGGCCCACTTCCACGTTACGCCGCACCAGATGCTGATGGCTATCCGCCTGTGGCGCGCCAAAGCTTTTCTCACCCACGGCATGCCCGCCGCCGATGTCGCCCTCGCCGCCGGATTGGCCGACCAGTCGCATCTGACCCGCGCTTTCACCCGCCGCTATGGCATTACGCCAGTGCGTTATCAAAAACAGGTTCTCCCGCGCTAA
- a CDS encoding DMT family transporter, whose protein sequence is MISGVLYALLAGLMWGLIFVGPLLVPEYPAVLQSMGRYLALGLIALPLAWLGRARLRQLSGKDWWTALGLTMMGNLIYYVCLASAIQRTGAPVSTMIIGTLPVVLPVFANLLYSQRDGKLPWRRLFPALICIAVGLACVNIAELRQDLPDFSPWRYGSGVGLACISVVCWAWYALRNARWLRENPDKPPMMWATAQALVTLPVSLAGYLAACWWLHGQQVSFPLPFGPRPTVFITLMLAIAVFCSWVGAWCWNVASQRLPTVILGPLIVFETLAGLLYTFILRQSLPPFLTFSGILLLVLGVVSAVRARPEKPVLQELVSEKK, encoded by the coding sequence ATGATTAGCGGTGTGCTGTATGCCTTGCTGGCAGGGTTGATGTGGGGATTGATATTCGTCGGTCCATTATTAGTACCGGAATATCCGGCGGTATTGCAGTCGATGGGGCGCTACCTGGCGCTAGGACTAATTGCCCTGCCGCTGGCCTGGCTTGGCCGCGCCCGGCTGCGTCAGCTCTCCGGCAAAGACTGGTGGACGGCGCTGGGGCTGACCATGATGGGCAACTTAATCTATTACGTCTGCCTGGCCAGCGCTATTCAACGTACTGGCGCGCCGGTCTCAACGATGATTATCGGTACCCTGCCTGTGGTGTTGCCGGTCTTTGCTAACCTGCTCTATAGCCAGCGTGACGGTAAGCTACCGTGGCGACGTCTGTTCCCGGCGCTGATTTGCATTGCCGTCGGCCTGGCGTGCGTCAATATCGCCGAACTGCGTCAGGATCTGCCTGATTTCAGCCCCTGGCGCTACGGCTCCGGCGTTGGTCTGGCCTGCATTTCTGTGGTCTGTTGGGCCTGGTATGCCCTGCGCAACGCGCGCTGGCTGCGGGAAAACCCCGATAAACCGCCGATGATGTGGGCCACGGCGCAGGCGCTGGTGACGCTGCCGGTTTCGCTGGCCGGATACCTTGCCGCCTGCTGGTGGTTGCACGGACAGCAGGTTAGCTTTCCGCTGCCCTTTGGCCCGCGCCCGACGGTGTTTATCACGTTGATGCTGGCGATCGCCGTGTTCTGTTCATGGGTCGGCGCGTGGTGTTGGAACGTAGCCAGCCAGCGCCTGCCGACGGTGATCCTTGGGCCGCTGATTGTCTTCGAAACCCTGGCCGGGCTGCTGTATACCTTTATTTTGCGCCAGAGTCTGCCGCCGTTTCTGACGTTCAGCGGCATTCTGCTACTGGTGCTCGGCGTGGTGTCCGCAGTGCGTGCTCGTCCGGAAAAGCCTGTATTACAAGAACTGGTCAGCGAGAAAAAATAG
- the ytfE gene encoding iron-sulfur cluster repair protein YtfE, translating into MAFRDQPLGELALTIPRASALFRKYDMDYCCGGKQTLDRAASRKELDVAVIEAELAKLAEQPVERDWRVVPYAEIIDHIIVRYHDRHREQLPELILQATKVERVHADKPNVPKGLTKYLTMLHQELSSHMMKEEQILFPMIKQGMGTQAGGPISVMESEHDDAGELLEVIKHITNNVTPPPEACTTWKAMYNGINELIDDLMEHISLENNVLFPRALAGK; encoded by the coding sequence ATGGCTTTCCGTGATCAACCTTTAGGTGAGCTGGCGCTGACAATTCCGCGCGCCTCCGCGCTGTTCCGTAAATACGATATGGACTACTGCTGCGGCGGCAAACAAACGCTGGATCGCGCGGCATCCCGCAAAGAGCTGGACGTCGCGGTGATTGAGGCCGAGTTGGCGAAACTGGCGGAGCAGCCGGTCGAGCGCGACTGGCGAGTGGTGCCGTATGCGGAAATCATCGATCATATTATCGTTCGCTACCACGACAGGCACCGCGAGCAGCTGCCGGAGCTGATTTTACAGGCCACTAAAGTGGAACGCGTTCACGCCGACAAACCTAACGTTCCTAAAGGCTTGACCAAATATCTGACCATGCTGCATCAGGAGCTTTCCAGCCATATGATGAAAGAGGAGCAGATTCTGTTCCCGATGATCAAACAGGGGATGGGCACTCAGGCTGGCGGCCCCATCAGCGTGATGGAAAGTGAGCATGATGATGCTGGCGAGCTGCTGGAAGTGATTAAACACATCACCAACAACGTGACGCCACCGCCGGAAGCCTGCACCACCTGGAAAGCGATGTACAACGGCATCAACGAACTGATTGATGACCTAATGGAGCACATCAGCCTGGAAAATAACGTGCTGTTCCCGCGTGCCCTCGCAGGAAAGTAA